In one Flavobacteriales bacterium genomic region, the following are encoded:
- the ccoG gene encoding cytochrome c oxidase accessory protein CcoG, whose product MSQQPAHIRRDAAGRKAGDESFRDAISTVDKRGKRIWVYPKKPSGRFTSRRQWLAYALLALLFAGPWIRIGGEPLLMINILDRKFVLLGQVFWPQDFLIFVIGFIATIVFVALFTVAFGRIFCGWICPQTVFMEHVFRRIEYWIEGDWKHQQTLNKAPWSFDKAWRKTVKHALFFGISFVIGNTFLAYIVGSAELVRIITDPPTQHLGGLAAMLGFSGAFYGNFAFFREQACTTVCPYGRLQGVLLDRKSIVIAYDHVRGEQRGSWRKGEDRAVVGKGDCIDCKACVHVCPTGIDIRNGTQLECINCTACIDACDHIMDSVGLPRGLVRYASEDEIAHKKPFTYNLRLKAYTGVLLALVVVLGAMIAGRSDTETTLLRTPGLLFQERPDGRISNLYALKTVNKTPNELPIRFEVMDRTGEVMLIGKPIVLEPGELASGEVFIILPKDQLDGMKTRVTVGVFSGDRLIEEVTTSFVGPIKPPGT is encoded by the coding sequence ATGAGCCAGCAACCCGCCCATATCCGGCGCGATGCCGCAGGCCGGAAAGCCGGCGATGAAAGCTTCCGCGATGCCATCAGCACCGTGGACAAGCGCGGCAAGCGCATCTGGGTGTACCCGAAGAAGCCGAGCGGGCGGTTCACCAGCCGCCGCCAATGGCTGGCCTACGCTCTGCTCGCGCTGCTCTTCGCCGGTCCTTGGATCCGCATCGGCGGCGAGCCGCTGCTCATGATCAATATCCTGGATCGGAAGTTCGTGCTCCTCGGCCAGGTCTTCTGGCCGCAGGACTTCCTGATCTTCGTGATCGGCTTCATCGCCACCATCGTCTTCGTGGCGCTGTTCACGGTGGCCTTCGGGCGCATCTTCTGCGGATGGATCTGCCCGCAGACGGTCTTCATGGAGCACGTGTTCCGCCGCATCGAATACTGGATCGAGGGCGATTGGAAGCACCAGCAGACCCTGAACAAGGCGCCTTGGAGCTTCGACAAGGCCTGGCGGAAGACGGTGAAGCATGCGCTGTTCTTCGGCATCAGCTTCGTCATCGGCAATACCTTCCTCGCGTACATCGTGGGGAGCGCGGAGCTCGTGCGCATCATCACCGACCCGCCCACGCAGCACCTCGGCGGACTCGCGGCCATGCTCGGCTTCTCCGGTGCGTTCTACGGCAACTTCGCCTTCTTCCGCGAGCAAGCCTGCACCACAGTGTGCCCCTACGGCCGCCTGCAGGGCGTGCTGCTCGACCGCAAGAGCATCGTGATCGCCTACGACCACGTGCGCGGCGAGCAGCGCGGCAGCTGGCGCAAAGGGGAAGACCGCGCCGTCGTGGGCAAGGGCGACTGCATCGACTGCAAGGCCTGCGTGCACGTGTGCCCCACAGGCATCGACATCCGGAACGGCACCCAGCTGGAGTGCATCAACTGCACGGCCTGCATCGACGCCTGCGATCACATCATGGACAGCGTGGGCCTGCCGCGCGGCCTGGTGCGCTATGCGAGCGAGGACGAGATCGCCCACAAGAAACCCTTCACCTACAACCTGCGGCTGAAGGCCTATACCGGCGTGCTCCTCGCACTGGTCGTGGTGCTGGGCGCCATGATCGCGGGGCGCAGCGATACGGAGACCACCCTGCTGCGCACGCCAGGCCTGCTCTTCCAGGAGCGGCCCGACGGACGCATAAGCAACCTCTACGCGCTGAAGACGGTGAACAAGACCCCCAACGAGCTGCCCATCCGCTTCGAGGTGATGGACCGCACCGGGGAGGTGATGCTCATCGGCAAGCCCATCGTCCTTGAGCCCGGAGAGCTGGCCAGCGGCGAGGTGTTCATCATCCTTCCCAAGGACCAGCTGGACGGCATGAAGACCCGGGTGACCGTCGGTGTATTCAGCGGCGACCGCCTGATCGAGGAGGTGACCACTTCCTTTGTAGGACCGATCAAACCGCCCGGCACATGA
- a CDS encoding FixH family protein — protein sequence MNWGKALALSLAAFVALMAWFLWKASSHVESLVTDDYYAQELKYQDRIDAQARSSALSAPVAFTIADDRIQVRFPQELAAKGITGSLQLMRPNDARGDRSLEVRADSTGHFTSEALDLLPGRYDASLDWQADGVRYHSSDKLVAQ from the coding sequence ATGAACTGGGGAAAAGCCCTCGCCCTGAGCCTAGCCGCCTTCGTGGCGCTGATGGCCTGGTTCCTCTGGAAGGCCTCGAGCCATGTGGAATCGCTGGTGACCGACGATTATTACGCGCAGGAACTCAAGTACCAGGACCGGATCGATGCGCAGGCCCGCAGCAGCGCACTCTCGGCACCGGTGGCCTTCACCATCGCAGATGACCGGATCCAGGTCCGGTTCCCGCAGGAACTCGCCGCCAAGGGCATCACCGGCAGCCTGCAGCTGATGCGGCCCAACGATGCCCGCGGCGACCGGAGCCTGGAGGTGCGGGCCGACTCCACCGGTCACTTCACCTCCGAGGCCCTCGACCTGCTGCCGGGCCGCTACGATGCCTCGCTGGATTGGCAGGCCGACGGCGTGCGGTACCACAGCTCGGACAAGCTGGTGGCCCAATGA